Proteins encoded in a region of the Nocardia asteroides genome:
- a CDS encoding TetR/AcrR family transcriptional regulator, with protein MPRVSEEHLERRKQQILDAARRCFARKGFHETSMQDVFAESGLSAGAVYRYFKSKDELITALATQTTVSLRVAMDYAINREPLPTPAELIMMIAEEVVRRSGPDGPVRLAPQAWALALVHPGAALMVRETMFAMRALWVTYAERMRDKGWLPEDADVDAVAKAIIGLLPGFILQHLILEDLDPETLARGVRILLPYGETAIAAAGESS; from the coding sequence ATGCCCCGAGTCAGCGAAGAGCACCTGGAACGCCGCAAACAGCAGATCCTGGACGCCGCGCGGCGCTGCTTCGCCCGTAAGGGGTTCCACGAAACGTCCATGCAGGACGTGTTCGCGGAATCGGGACTCTCGGCCGGCGCGGTCTACCGATACTTCAAGAGCAAAGACGAGCTGATCACAGCGCTCGCCACGCAGACGACGGTATCCCTGCGCGTGGCCATGGACTACGCGATCAACCGCGAGCCGCTGCCCACGCCCGCCGAACTGATCATGATGATCGCCGAGGAGGTCGTACGGCGCAGCGGGCCGGACGGACCGGTGCGGCTGGCGCCGCAAGCCTGGGCACTGGCCCTGGTGCACCCAGGGGCGGCGCTGATGGTGCGCGAGACGATGTTCGCGATGCGCGCGCTGTGGGTGACTTACGCCGAACGCATGCGCGACAAGGGCTGGCTACCCGAAGACGCCGATGTCGATGCCGTCGCCAAGGCCATCATCGGCCTACTGCCGGGCTTCATTCTCCAGCACCTCATCCTCGAGGATCTGGATCCGGAGACGCTGGCCCGCGGCGTGCGCATCCTGCTCCCCTACGGCGAAACCGCCATCGCGGCGGCAGGCGAAAGCAGCTGA
- a CDS encoding YbjN domain-containing protein, which produces MDAAVTPDRELQARAGACLSSYGIDVRVDPEGSLGFEYEGALSSLRAVNLAPGLDVLSLTCVLAWDRPLKPQLHKRVAERNNSLQFGSLTVIGHGKLADVILRYTFPAAGLDDQALTTMLLLVLSNAGRARQGLLP; this is translated from the coding sequence ATGGACGCAGCGGTGACACCGGACCGGGAACTCCAGGCGCGGGCCGGAGCCTGCCTGTCGAGCTACGGCATAGACGTGCGCGTCGACCCCGAAGGGTCGCTGGGATTCGAATACGAGGGAGCGCTGTCCTCGTTGCGCGCGGTGAATCTCGCGCCGGGGTTGGACGTGCTCAGCCTGACCTGCGTGCTGGCCTGGGACCGGCCGCTGAAGCCGCAGCTGCACAAGCGCGTCGCCGAGCGCAACAACTCGCTGCAGTTCGGTTCGCTCACCGTGATCGGCCACGGCAAACTCGCCGACGTCATCCTGCGCTACACCTTCCCCGCCGCGGGCCTGGACGACCAGGCCCTCACCACGATGCTGCTGCTCGTGCTGTCCAACGCGGGCCGCGCCAGGCAGGGTTTGCTGCCCTGA
- a CDS encoding isoprenyl transferase — protein MDAVILRRDSAAATEPKPAGVRPPAPHPSGARPPQLPPELVPNHVALVMDGNGRWAQERGLPRTAGHERGEAVLMDTVEGCIEIGVKWLSAYAFSTENWRRSPEEVRFLMGFNRDVIRRRRDEMHEMGVRVRWAGRRPRLWRSVIKELEIAEELTEDNTVMTLTMCVNYGGRAEIADAAREIARRVAAGEIDPEKVTEATVAKYLDEPDMPDVDLFLRPSGEFRSSNFLIWQSAYAEFVYQDTLFPDFDRRDLWEACLQYASRDRRFGGTK, from the coding sequence ATGGATGCCGTGATCCTCCGCCGAGACTCCGCCGCCGCGACCGAGCCCAAGCCCGCGGGCGTCCGCCCGCCCGCGCCGCATCCGTCGGGAGCTCGGCCGCCGCAGTTGCCGCCGGAACTGGTGCCCAACCATGTCGCGCTGGTCATGGACGGCAACGGGCGCTGGGCCCAGGAGCGCGGGTTGCCGCGCACCGCCGGGCACGAGCGGGGGGAGGCGGTGCTGATGGACACCGTCGAGGGCTGTATCGAGATCGGCGTCAAGTGGCTGTCGGCCTACGCGTTCTCCACCGAGAACTGGCGGCGCAGCCCCGAGGAGGTGCGCTTCCTCATGGGCTTCAACCGCGACGTGATCCGCCGTCGTCGTGACGAGATGCACGAGATGGGCGTCCGTGTGCGCTGGGCCGGACGGCGACCGCGCTTGTGGCGCAGCGTGATCAAGGAATTGGAGATCGCCGAGGAGCTCACCGAGGACAACACGGTGATGACGCTGACCATGTGCGTCAACTACGGCGGCCGTGCCGAAATCGCCGACGCCGCAAGGGAGATCGCGCGCCGGGTGGCAGCGGGCGAGATCGATCCGGAGAAGGTCACCGAGGCGACGGTGGCGAAGTACCTCGACGAACCCGACATGCCGGACGTGGATCTGTTCCTGCGTCCATCGGGTGAGTTCCGCAGCTCCAACTTCCTCATCTGGCAGTCGGCGTACGCCGAATTCGTCTATCAGGACACGCTTTTCCCCGATTTCGATCGGCGCGACCTGTGGGAGGCCTGCCTCCAGTACGCGTCGCGTGACCGCCGCTTCGGCGGCACCAAGTGA
- a CDS encoding YdiL family protein: MTDLPGTGTAAGFRATRELLGLPVPWCARFFAVAERTVERWEKGAFQIPDTVARELAAIADETEQVIEAMVDAIDAGEISPRLHTYRTNDDYCKHEPDTRYPATWHRAVCARVMIELPQVELQFVE; the protein is encoded by the coding sequence GTGACCGATTTACCAGGCACCGGGACCGCGGCAGGTTTCCGGGCCACACGTGAATTACTCGGCCTTCCGGTCCCTTGGTGCGCGCGGTTCTTCGCGGTCGCGGAGCGCACGGTCGAGCGCTGGGAGAAGGGGGCCTTCCAGATTCCCGACACCGTGGCTCGCGAACTCGCCGCCATCGCGGACGAGACCGAGCAGGTGATCGAGGCCATGGTCGACGCCATCGACGCCGGGGAGATCTCGCCCCGCCTGCACACCTACCGGACCAACGACGACTACTGCAAGCACGAACCGGACACCCGCTACCCGGCCACCTGGCATCGCGCGGTGTGCGCCCGCGTCATGATCGAGCTGCCCCAGGTAGAGCTTCAATTCGTGGAGTAA
- a CDS encoding TetR/AcrR family transcriptional regulator, which produces MPRRSQEDRSRATRAALEQAGRRLFTERGFAGISAEELVTEAGVTRGALHHHYGDKRGLFLAVLEQIEVETTAEIENAIAAVDPDDVMAGMAAGLGLFLEICQRPAMLRIALTDAPAVLGWQAWREFEAAHGLGLITAQLERARAAGLIADAPVPVLAQLIVSVISEAALIVAHADDPGLARAQTQQSVLLLISGLLRPTG; this is translated from the coding sequence ATGCCACGCCGTAGCCAGGAAGACCGCTCGCGCGCGACCAGGGCCGCGCTCGAACAGGCGGGACGCCGCCTGTTCACCGAGCGCGGTTTCGCGGGAATCTCGGCCGAAGAGCTGGTCACCGAGGCCGGGGTCACCCGGGGCGCGCTGCACCACCACTACGGCGACAAACGTGGGCTGTTCCTCGCGGTGCTGGAGCAGATCGAGGTCGAGACCACCGCGGAGATCGAGAACGCCATCGCCGCGGTCGATCCCGATGACGTGATGGCCGGCATGGCGGCAGGGCTTGGTCTGTTCCTGGAGATCTGCCAGCGACCTGCGATGCTGCGGATCGCCCTCACCGACGCCCCCGCGGTGCTCGGCTGGCAGGCTTGGCGCGAATTCGAAGCCGCTCACGGCCTCGGCCTGATCACCGCGCAACTCGAGCGCGCCCGCGCCGCCGGATTGATCGCCGACGCCCCCGTCCCGGTACTGGCCCAGCTCATCGTCAGCGTGATCAGCGAGGCCGCTTTGATCGTCGCGCACGCCGACGACCCCGGCCTCGCACGCGCCCAGACCCAGCAATCAGTGCTGCTCCTCATCTCCGGGCTCCTGCGCCCGACCGGCTGA
- a CDS encoding alpha/beta hydrolase: MATSTSLGRTHEVDLPGGRIRYHDTGEGAPVVFVHGLLANADLWRKVVPGVAAAGYRCLAPDWPLGSHSIPLPHADLTPSGVADLVAAFLERLDLTDVTVVANDTGGAITQILLTRDRSRIGRVVLAAVDSYEGFLPQPFTALPMLAKLPGSIRLFTEALRIRALHRLPLAFGYISKRPIPPEIMDSYLLPSRNSAAIRKDLRRFVTSVHRRYTLEAARHFAAIDTPVLLAWAREDRVFPVSFAERLARDLPNATLRLIDDSYTFLPEDQPELLAESILEFTRLHATP, encoded by the coding sequence ATGGCAACCAGCACATCACTCGGCCGCACCCACGAGGTGGATCTGCCCGGCGGCCGCATTCGCTATCACGACACCGGGGAGGGCGCTCCGGTCGTCTTCGTGCACGGTCTGCTGGCCAACGCGGACCTGTGGCGCAAAGTGGTGCCCGGGGTCGCCGCGGCGGGGTACCGCTGCCTCGCGCCGGACTGGCCGCTCGGCTCGCACTCGATCCCCCTGCCGCATGCGGATCTCACCCCGAGCGGGGTCGCCGATCTCGTCGCCGCGTTCCTCGAACGCCTCGACCTCACCGATGTCACCGTGGTCGCCAACGACACCGGCGGCGCGATCACCCAGATATTGCTTACGCGCGACCGGTCCAGGATCGGCCGCGTGGTGCTCGCCGCGGTGGACAGCTACGAGGGCTTTCTGCCACAGCCGTTCACGGCGCTTCCGATGCTGGCGAAGCTCCCCGGCTCGATTCGCCTCTTCACCGAGGCGCTGCGTATCCGCGCGCTGCATCGGCTGCCGTTGGCTTTCGGCTATATCAGTAAGCGGCCCATCCCGCCCGAGATCATGGACTCCTACCTGCTGCCGAGCCGTAACTCTGCCGCGATCCGAAAAGATCTGCGGCGTTTCGTGACCTCGGTGCACCGGCGGTACACGCTGGAGGCCGCGCGCCACTTCGCCGCCATCGACACTCCGGTACTGCTGGCTTGGGCGCGCGAGGACCGGGTGTTCCCGGTGTCGTTCGCCGAACGCCTGGCCAGGGACCTGCCGAACGCGACGTTGCGGCTCATCGATGACTCCTACACCTTCCTGCCGGAGGATCAGCCCGAGTTGCTCGCGGAATCGATCCTGGAGTTCACTCGGCTGCATGCCACGCCGTAG
- a CDS encoding amidase yields the protein MTVSDPAQAPDTRELGLTELAAAIASGAITSTAAVGGALDRIDAAQGTLNAFRIVRRERALAEAADADRRLAAGERLPLLGVPVAVKDDTDVAGEPTAFGCGGDFAPKTRDAESVRRLRAAGAVIVGKTNTCELGQWPFTSAVSFGHTRNPWDRTRTPGGSSGGASAAVAAGLVPAALGSDGAGSVRIPAAWTNLVGIKPQRGRISTWPEAEAFYGLTVNGPLARTVADAALLLDAAAGPHHGDLHTPDPIHASDAVGRDPGKLRIALSLRIPFTATRTALDPGVEQAVRRTADTLRALGHTVTVADLHYGLMIGASFLPRSLAGIRRVYHRMPGLEVDPRTAANARIGRVLDGPALYAARRLEPLLHKRIGNFFRDYDVVLAPTTATAAPRVEEIDGIGVNATNNLITAACPYTWPWNVLGWPSVNVPAGFTDSGLPVGAQLMGTANSEPLLISLAAQLESELQWYRHRPVPWW from the coding sequence ATGACGGTGTCCGATCCGGCCCAGGCACCCGACACGCGGGAACTGGGGCTGACCGAACTGGCGGCCGCGATCGCAAGCGGTGCGATCACCTCGACCGCTGCGGTCGGCGGCGCGCTGGATCGGATCGACGCCGCACAGGGCACGCTCAACGCTTTCCGGATCGTGCGCCGCGAGCGAGCGCTGGCCGAGGCCGCCGACGCCGACCGACGGCTGGCCGCCGGGGAACGGCTGCCGCTGCTGGGCGTGCCCGTCGCGGTGAAGGACGACACCGATGTCGCGGGCGAGCCGACCGCGTTCGGATGCGGTGGCGACTTCGCGCCGAAAACCCGAGACGCCGAATCGGTCCGGCGCCTGCGAGCCGCGGGCGCGGTGATCGTCGGGAAAACCAATACCTGCGAACTCGGGCAGTGGCCGTTCACCAGCGCCGTATCGTTCGGACACACCCGCAATCCCTGGGACCGGACCAGGACGCCGGGCGGGTCCTCCGGCGGGGCTTCGGCGGCCGTCGCGGCCGGTCTGGTGCCCGCCGCCCTCGGTTCCGACGGCGCGGGCTCGGTCCGTATTCCGGCGGCGTGGACGAACCTGGTCGGCATCAAGCCACAGCGCGGGCGGATCTCGACCTGGCCGGAGGCCGAGGCGTTCTACGGTCTCACCGTGAACGGCCCGCTGGCGCGCACGGTCGCGGACGCGGCGCTGCTGCTGGACGCGGCGGCCGGCCCGCACCACGGAGACCTGCACACACCGGACCCGATCCACGCCTCCGATGCCGTCGGCCGTGACCCGGGCAAGCTACGAATCGCCCTGTCGCTCCGCATCCCGTTCACCGCCACCAGAACCGCGCTCGATCCCGGAGTCGAGCAGGCCGTGCGACGCACCGCCGATACGTTGCGCGCACTCGGCCACACGGTGACCGTTGCCGACCTGCACTACGGCCTCATGATCGGCGCGTCGTTCCTGCCGCGTTCGCTCGCGGGCATCCGGCGGGTGTACCACCGGATGCCCGGCCTCGAGGTCGATCCGCGCACCGCCGCCAACGCCAGGATCGGACGCGTGCTCGACGGACCCGCCCTCTACGCGGCACGACGACTGGAACCCTTGCTGCACAAGCGGATCGGCAATTTCTTCCGCGATTACGACGTCGTCCTCGCGCCCACCACCGCGACTGCGGCGCCACGCGTCGAGGAGATCGACGGCATCGGCGTCAACGCCACCAACAACCTCATCACCGCCGCCTGCCCGTACACCTGGCCGTGGAACGTTCTGGGCTGGCCGAGCGTGAACGTCCCCGCCGGGTTCACCGATTCCGGCCTCCCCGTAGGCGCGCAGCTGATGGGCACGGCGAACTCCGAACCCCTCCTGATCTCCTTGGCAGCCCAACTCGAATCCGAACTCCAGTGGTACCGCCACCGACCTGTCCCCTGGTGGTGA
- a CDS encoding DNA-directed RNA polymerase subunit beta — translation MGLEDTQVLVPVQADTPSTRCRFYRETCGLPARIQPEIGSIIVPAGSVGAITMPHQLGAAVKGRMHDSGVRLGPIVSHPRSKRWTFLIVPDVPDENRLFAELFRLNVSVSRFGAQIALPSPGARQAGFRVWVIPPRDAFRPSGMAVIESIRACRPQRRR, via the coding sequence ATGGGGTTGGAGGACACTCAGGTGCTGGTGCCGGTGCAGGCCGACACGCCGTCGACGCGGTGCCGCTTCTATCGTGAGACCTGCGGCCTACCGGCCAGAATTCAACCTGAAATCGGAAGCATCATCGTGCCTGCGGGCAGCGTCGGCGCGATCACCATGCCGCATCAGCTCGGGGCTGCGGTGAAGGGACGTATGCACGATTCGGGTGTGCGACTGGGACCGATCGTCTCGCATCCACGCTCGAAACGATGGACCTTCCTGATCGTGCCGGACGTGCCGGACGAGAACAGGCTGTTCGCCGAATTGTTCCGGCTCAACGTTTCGGTGTCGCGCTTCGGCGCACAAATCGCATTGCCCTCGCCAGGCGCGCGGCAAGCGGGATTCCGCGTCTGGGTGATACCACCACGCGACGCCTTCCGCCCATCCGGCATGGCCGTCATCGAGTCGATCAGAGCTTGCCGACCACAGCGCAGGCGGTGA
- a CDS encoding 2'-5' RNA ligase family protein — MAEDYTWDHWWWRPGWKAGKSFYTWHVTFDNDSPAGQLVDAFEPTLSQIPTMQPVAREGLHITIQGIGFTDQVTAADIQRISQTAATYLSRREPFEALIGPPSVDNETIGMPIANPECFRAIREDLQRAIADVWGPDQVPERGDRFRPHLSLAYSTGVASMPDLRDLLARDELRDIQIAQAVTAVSLIALNRDNHRYEWRDITRFPLGIR, encoded by the coding sequence ATGGCCGAGGATTACACATGGGATCACTGGTGGTGGCGTCCGGGCTGGAAGGCGGGCAAGTCGTTCTACACCTGGCACGTCACCTTCGACAATGATTCCCCAGCCGGACAACTCGTCGATGCCTTCGAGCCGACTCTTTCACAGATCCCTACGATGCAGCCCGTTGCCCGCGAGGGACTGCACATCACAATCCAGGGCATCGGATTCACCGACCAAGTGACAGCAGCAGACATACAGCGGATCAGCCAGACAGCCGCAACCTACCTGTCCCGACGTGAACCGTTCGAGGCCCTGATCGGACCTCCCTCCGTGGATAACGAGACCATTGGCATGCCGATCGCGAACCCGGAGTGCTTCCGAGCAATCCGCGAAGATCTGCAACGCGCCATCGCTGATGTCTGGGGCCCCGACCAAGTGCCCGAGCGCGGCGACCGCTTCCGGCCCCATCTGTCGCTCGCCTACTCCACCGGCGTGGCATCAATGCCTGATCTGCGCGACCTGCTCGCGCGAGATGAGCTGCGCGATATACAGATCGCGCAGGCAGTGACAGCGGTATCGCTCATCGCGCTGAACCGGGACAACCATCGATACGAATGGCGCGATATCACCAGGTTTCCGCTGGGTATACGGTGA
- a CDS encoding PPOX class F420-dependent oxidoreductase, giving the protein MAQLTDKVRTLFDGKNFAVLSTLEPDGKPHSTVMWVKRDGDDIVFALPKSRRKVVNLSRDPRAAVVIFDAASPYDSVQVQGTASLEDDPDGVLIAELSHKYTGGPYPGFAGPNPQWITVRVTVDKVATTWQEP; this is encoded by the coding sequence ATGGCGCAGTTGACGGACAAGGTACGAACGCTGTTCGACGGCAAGAACTTCGCTGTATTGTCCACGCTCGAACCGGACGGTAAGCCGCATTCGACCGTGATGTGGGTCAAGCGCGACGGAGACGACATCGTATTCGCGCTGCCGAAGAGTCGCCGCAAGGTAGTCAACTTGAGCCGGGATCCCAGGGCGGCTGTCGTGATCTTCGATGCCGCCAGTCCGTACGACAGCGTTCAGGTGCAGGGCACCGCGTCACTCGAAGACGATCCGGACGGTGTGCTGATCGCTGAGCTTTCGCACAAGTACACCGGCGGACCCTACCCTGGGTTCGCCGGGCCGAACCCGCAGTGGATCACCGTGAGAGTCACCGTCGACAAGGTCGCCACAACGTGGCAGGAACCATGA
- the era gene encoding GTPase Era has translation MADTRQNDEFRSGFVCFVGRPNTGKSTLTNALVGAKIAITSSRPQTTRHTIRGIVHREHAQLILVDTPGLHRPRTLLGQRLNDLVRDTYSEVDVIALCIPADEKIGPGDRWIVQQIKQMAPKTTLLGVVTKIDKVSRDQVAQQLVAVSQLLGPESDVVPVSAVKGEQVDVLVDVIASKMPEGPAFYPDGELTDEPEETLMAELIREAALEGVRDELPHSLAVVIEEVLPYEDREDMLDVHALLYVERPSQKAIVIGKGGSRLKEVGTNARKQIEHILGTRIYLNLHVKVAKDWQRDPKQLGKLGF, from the coding sequence GTGGCTGACACGCGGCAGAACGACGAATTCCGTTCCGGCTTCGTCTGTTTCGTCGGTCGTCCGAACACCGGAAAATCGACGTTGACCAACGCTCTGGTGGGCGCGAAGATCGCGATCACCTCCTCGCGCCCGCAGACCACCAGGCACACGATTCGCGGTATCGTGCACCGCGAGCACGCGCAGTTGATCCTGGTCGACACCCCCGGCTTGCACCGCCCGCGCACCCTGCTCGGTCAGCGCCTCAACGACCTTGTGCGCGATACGTATTCGGAAGTCGACGTGATCGCGCTGTGCATCCCGGCGGACGAGAAGATCGGTCCGGGCGACCGGTGGATCGTGCAGCAGATCAAGCAGATGGCGCCGAAGACGACGCTGCTCGGTGTGGTCACCAAGATCGACAAGGTGAGCCGCGACCAAGTCGCCCAGCAACTGGTCGCCGTCTCCCAGCTGCTCGGTCCGGAGTCCGACGTGGTGCCGGTTTCGGCGGTCAAGGGCGAGCAGGTGGATGTCCTCGTGGACGTCATCGCCTCGAAGATGCCCGAGGGTCCGGCCTTCTACCCCGACGGCGAACTCACCGATGAGCCGGAGGAAACGCTCATGGCCGAGCTCATCCGCGAGGCCGCGCTCGAGGGCGTCCGCGACGAGCTGCCGCATTCGCTCGCCGTCGTCATCGAGGAGGTCCTGCCCTACGAGGACCGCGAGGACATGCTCGACGTGCACGCCCTGCTCTACGTCGAGCGGCCCAGCCAGAAGGCCATCGTCATCGGTAAGGGCGGTTCCCGGCTGAAGGAAGTCGGCACCAACGCCCGCAAGCAGATCGAACACATCCTCGGCACCCGGATCTACCTGAATCTGCACGTGAAGGTGGCCAAGGACTGGCAGCGCGACCCTAAGCAGCTGGGCAAACTGGGTTTCTGA
- a CDS encoding cytidine deaminase codes for MTELDAEDNKLVVLARGALGRTGGASGAAIRDTDGRTYAAGEVTLTALRLTALQAAVAAALSSGAEGFEAAVVVGGRLSDFGVAAVREVSAEARIIFTDRDGAVFEVVDDSADAADAVSAESGEVRGG; via the coding sequence ATGACCGAACTGGACGCGGAGGACAACAAGCTGGTCGTGCTGGCCCGCGGCGCGCTCGGCCGCACCGGCGGGGCGAGCGGAGCGGCGATCCGTGACACCGACGGCCGTACCTACGCCGCCGGCGAGGTCACGCTGACCGCGTTGCGCCTGACGGCGCTGCAAGCCGCCGTCGCCGCCGCGTTGTCCAGCGGAGCGGAGGGATTCGAGGCGGCCGTGGTGGTCGGCGGGCGGTTGTCCGACTTCGGCGTGGCCGCGGTGCGCGAGGTTTCGGCCGAGGCGCGGATCATCTTCACCGATCGCGACGGCGCGGTGTTCGAGGTCGTCGACGACTCCGCGGACGCGGCCGACGCGGTCAGCGCCGAGTCCGGCGAGGTGCGCGGTGGCTGA
- a CDS encoding hemolysin family protein, whose product MNSLTLVLLAVLLISVGGVFAGVDSALNTISPARVEDLVRAERSGAVRLSRIVADRARYVNLMVLLRILCEIGATVLLAAGLMTVWAKNWALLVTALVMVLVSYVVIGVGPRTLGRQHAYSIALAAALPLQFIGALLGPLSRLLILLGNAITPGKGFRNGPFASEIELREVVEMASERGVVADDERRMIQSVFELGDTPARAVMVPRTEMVWIEADKTAAQAMSLAVRSGHSRVPVIGENVDDILGVVYLKDLVPYADRSRKVRVREVMRPAVFMPDSKPLDSLLDEMQRRRNHMALLVDEYGGIAGLVTIEDVLEEIVGEIADEYDTDETPPIEDLGDGRYRVSARLPVEDLGELYGLEIDEEDVDTVGGLLAHELGRVPLPGSKIEAHGLVLRGEGGADARGRVRVNTVVVRKAREKVPAGKTNGDNPNGKRKANGSEREIPADRDEDGDTE is encoded by the coding sequence GTGAATTCCCTGACCCTCGTTCTGCTCGCGGTCCTGCTCATCTCGGTGGGTGGGGTGTTCGCCGGTGTCGATTCCGCCCTGAACACGATCTCACCGGCTCGCGTCGAGGACTTGGTGCGCGCCGAGCGGTCCGGTGCGGTACGGCTGAGCCGGATCGTCGCCGACCGGGCGCGGTATGTGAATCTGATGGTGCTGCTGCGTATTCTGTGCGAGATCGGCGCCACGGTGCTGCTGGCGGCGGGCCTGATGACGGTCTGGGCGAAGAACTGGGCGTTGCTGGTCACCGCGCTGGTGATGGTGCTGGTGTCCTATGTCGTGATCGGTGTCGGCCCACGCACGCTGGGTCGTCAGCACGCCTACTCCATCGCGCTGGCCGCGGCGTTGCCGTTGCAGTTCATCGGCGCGCTGCTCGGTCCGCTGAGCAGGCTGCTGATTCTCCTCGGTAACGCCATCACTCCGGGTAAGGGTTTCCGCAACGGCCCCTTCGCCTCCGAGATCGAGCTGCGTGAGGTGGTCGAGATGGCCAGTGAACGCGGCGTGGTGGCCGACGACGAACGACGCATGATCCAGTCGGTCTTCGAGCTCGGCGACACACCGGCGCGGGCGGTGATGGTGCCGCGCACGGAGATGGTCTGGATCGAAGCGGACAAGACCGCGGCTCAGGCGATGTCGCTGGCCGTGCGTTCCGGGCATTCGCGCGTCCCGGTGATCGGCGAGAACGTCGACGACATCCTCGGCGTGGTCTATCTGAAAGACCTTGTGCCGTACGCCGATCGCAGCCGCAAGGTGCGGGTGCGCGAGGTGATGCGGCCCGCGGTGTTCATGCCCGACTCCAAACCGCTGGACAGCCTGCTCGACGAGATGCAGCGCAGGCGTAACCACATGGCGTTGCTGGTGGACGAGTACGGCGGCATCGCGGGTCTGGTGACCATCGAGGACGTGCTGGAGGAAATCGTCGGTGAGATCGCCGACGAGTACGACACCGACGAGACCCCGCCCATCGAGGATCTCGGCGACGGCCGCTACCGTGTGTCGGCCCGGCTGCCGGTGGAGGATCTCGGGGAGCTGTACGGGCTGGAGATCGATGAGGAGGACGTCGACACCGTCGGCGGCCTGCTCGCGCACGAGCTGGGCCGGGTGCCGCTGCCGGGGTCGAAGATCGAGGCGCACGGGCTCGTGCTGCGCGGTGAGGGCGGCGCGGACGCGCGGGGCCGGGTGCGGGTGAACACGGTAGTTGTGCGCAAAGCGCGCGAGAAGGTCCCCGCCGGGAAGACCAACGGCGACAATCCCAATGGCAAGCGTAAGGCCAACGGATCGGAGCGGGAGATCCCGGCCGATCGCGACGAGGACGGAGACACCGAATGA
- the ybeY gene encoding rRNA maturation RNase YbeY — MSIEIANESGIDVPEEELVSVARFVIARMDVHPAAELSMVLVDLDTMADLHMRWMDLPGPTDVMSFPMDELEPGGRPDSPEPGPSMLGDIVLCPEFAAGQARKAGHSLDQELALLTVHGVLHLLGYDHAEPEEEKEMFALQARLLEEWYESLREARRRAELAERDARLLGKAGFTTPGDSLGPA; from the coding sequence GTGAGCATCGAGATCGCCAACGAGTCGGGTATCGACGTGCCCGAAGAAGAGCTGGTCAGCGTCGCGCGGTTCGTGATCGCCCGGATGGACGTGCACCCGGCCGCGGAGCTGTCGATGGTGCTCGTGGATCTCGACACCATGGCCGACCTGCACATGCGCTGGATGGACCTGCCCGGCCCGACCGACGTCATGTCCTTCCCGATGGACGAGCTCGAACCGGGCGGGCGGCCCGACAGCCCCGAACCCGGCCCGTCCATGCTCGGCGACATCGTGTTGTGCCCGGAGTTCGCCGCCGGGCAGGCGCGCAAGGCGGGTCATTCCCTCGATCAGGAACTCGCCTTGCTCACCGTGCACGGCGTGCTCCACCTGCTCGGCTACGACCATGCCGAGCCGGAGGAGGAGAAGGAGATGTTCGCGCTGCAGGCCCGGCTGCTCGAGGAGTGGTACGAGAGTCTGCGCGAGGCGCGGCGGCGGGCAGAGCTCGCCGAACGGGACGCGCGGTTGCTGGGCAAGGCGGGCTTCACCACACCGGGTGACTCCCTGGGTCCCGCGTGA